Proteins encoded by one window of Haliotis asinina isolate JCU_RB_2024 chromosome 6, JCU_Hal_asi_v2, whole genome shotgun sequence:
- the LOC137287071 gene encoding transmembrane protein 45B-like, whose amino-acid sequence MGSFGGHALPGSFFIIFAIWYTVQSFRRYFQCRENGARFTSTVTFPCSCLCGRFKHWPVEGMIKLFFISVGLTVEITAGFVDGKFRSIGNGQHATMFFFFGITGLIDLLVHFRAPLPPNTDYISNAIAFGVEALLFNFHLYGRTPLDVLVHVLLLYVVLASIVCVFVEMRYRHNLLSPLGRAYLMLMQGTWFWQVGFILYPPLDFAKWNENDHGQLMLATMYFTWHGGVNFILMLLIGAVIACRYRRRNVYYSNELNMKRLIHSPGQQKSVSLNDESGSDVEFEKPPNGP is encoded by the coding sequence ATGGGGTCATTCGGAGGTCACGCTCTGCCAGGTTCCTTCTTCATCATCTTTGCGATATGGTACACCGTCCAGTCCTTCCGGAGATACTTCCAGTGCCGAGAGAATGGCGCCAGGTTTACATCCACCGTCACCTTCCCCTGTTCTTGTCTGTGCGGCAGATTCAAACACTGGCCCGTTGAAGGCATGATCAAACTATTCTTTATATCGGTCGGACTGACAGTTGAAATCACTGCCGGTTTCGTCGACGGAAAATTCAGAAGCATTGGCAATGGGCAACACGCGACAATGTTCTTCTTCTTTGGCATAACAGGGCTCATCGACTTGCTGGTGCACTTCCGAGCCCCGCTTCCACCCAATACTGACTACATCTCAAACGCAATAGCCTTTGGTGTTGAGGCTTTACTGTTCAACTTCCATCTGTACGGGAGAACCCCACTGGATGTTCTTGTACATGTCCTTCTGTTGTACGTCGTCCTGGCCAGCATAGTTTGTGTCTTTGTAGAGATGCGATACCGTCATAACTTACTGTCCCCCCTCGGACGGGCTTACCTGATGCTGATGCAAGGAACGTGGTTCTGGCAGGTGGGGTTCATTCTTTACCCTCCACTCGATTTTGCCAAGTGGAATGAGAATGACCATGGACAGCTGATGCTCGCCACTATGTATTTTACATGGCATGGTGGTGTCAATTTCATTCTCATGCTTCTCATAGGAGCTGTCATAGCATGTCGCTATCGACGTCGTAACGTCTACTACAGCAACGAGCTAAACATGAAACGACTTATACATTCACCAGGACAACAAAAAAGCGTCAGCCTGAATGACGAAAGTGGATCCGATGTAGAGTTTGAAAAACCGCCCAACGGACCTTGA
- the LOC137288049 gene encoding uncharacterized protein translates to MDPDKRERLRKNHKTLKKDLDTNEILDSLYSEGIFNDEHCEVVRAKSTVSDRNQELLTILKTTGNIGYDKFCEILSEVQPHLLTVLQKTKMDQEITGKPSDGNIFFEPSDDFELKGLIDQLTLHDRITEEQLTRMKNIVQSENGCPADVIRILESPARFFGHLMDKKIVTRYNLAFLQSLLWRVGLRQMCEDVARFARVSDDAPIHFFLADSSIPDNGYVLCKFHVRGKVDNFKGITIEKICIIVSRYLGVPRSQVVPVGLQPVSSILLTVMVPEHALHLLMDLGDCPWLAELGVDCITSGTSTVDVKVTSNTSAQSDSTPDARGQLAILESELDRKVRAEQQLMQCLYDEQMTNETLRDMYDRKENEVNKCKEDLDVQMRGNTRLFYALMVTLNVVHMLLQRLVPHVGGSTWDIRERSAQTHFKYVVEKAKRVCRSDVLYEVIDAHALLKEISNVRLLDAFRKSFSVAVQCLQANVNECLMYRMVGRSLGVDTVCPPVTPPQQTLQLKVDVAPVFTLEPDLEGILLDLGQKLTKKQAEKLFDHHKVAPELRSDDMKRSIFVRLVFAEYNKNMSLTDQDVERVVHDAVGVCGRGELWSDFVSRNKKRTRRLEERLRHTTDVPERLDNIEKVLKKLVAQNASGLSGFPLYNLGEAIKMPVFHSKDDAPYYR, encoded by the exons ATGGATCCTGATAAACGAGAGAGGCTACGGAAAAATCACAAGACGCTGAAGAAGGACCTGgatacaaatgaaatattagATTCATTGTACAGTGAAGGCATTTTCAACGATGAACATTGTGAGGTTGTTCGTGCAAAGAGCACAGTCAGTGATCGGAATCAGGAACTGCTGACGATTCTAAAAACTACCGGGAATATAGGATACGACAAATTTTGTGAGATTTTGAGTGAAGTACAACCGCATTTGTTGACTGTTTTACAAAAAACAAAGATGGATCAAG AGATTACAGGAAAGCCTTCAgacggaaatatattttttgaacCATCTGATGACTTCGAGTTAAAAGGATTGATTGACCAACTCACCCTACACGACAGAATCACAGAGGAGCAGCTTACCAggatgaaaaatattgttcaga GTGAAAATGGCTGTCCAGCAGATGTCATCAGAATACTAGAGTCGCCAGCGAGATTCTTTGGGCACTTGATGGATAAGAAGATAGTGACTCGCTACAATTTGGCATTTCTACAGAGTCTGCTGTGGCGTGTTGGTCTGAGACAAATGTGCGAAGATGTTGCAAGATTCGCAAGGGTCAGTGATGATGCACCCATTCacttcttccttgctgacagctCAATTCCAG ACAATGGatatgttttatgcaaattCCACGTTCGTGGGAAAGTCGACAATTTCAAAGGGATAACCATTGAAAAGATATGCATCATCGTGTCGAGGTATTTGGGCGTACCCCGGTCACAAGTTGTTCCTGTAGGCCTACAACCCGTCAGCAGTATTCTCCTGACTGTGATGGTTCCAGAACATGCTCTACATCTGCTGATGGATCTTGGAGACTGCCCATGGTTAGCTGAGCTTGGCGTTGACTGTATAACTAGTGGCACATCGACTGTTGATGTGAAAGTAACAAGCAATA CTTCAGCACAATCTGACTCAACTCCTGATGCAAGGGGTCAACTTGCAATCTTGGAATCTGAGCTGGACAGAAAGGTTAGAGCGGAACAGCAGCTGATGCAATGTCTGTATGACGAACAGATGACGAATGAAACCCTACGTGATATGTATGACAGAAAGGAAAATGAGGTCAACAAATGCAAAGAAGACTTAGACGTGCAAATGCGTGGAAACACAAGGTTATTCTACGCCTTGATGGTAACCCTGAACGTAGTACACATGCTACTCCAGAGACTTGTGCCACATGTTGGAGGAAGCACATGGGACATCAGGGAGAGAAGCGCCCAAACACACTTTAAATATGTCGTGGAAAAAGCAAAGAGGGTGTGCAGGTCGGATGTTTTATATGAagtcatcgatgctcatgccttGTTGAAAGAGATTAGCAACGTTCGTTTATTAGATGCATTCAGGAAATCTTTCAGTGTTGCGGTCCAATGTCTACAGGCAAACGTGAATGAGTGTCTTATGTATAGGATGGTTGGACGCTCCTTAGGTGTCGACACTGTGTGTCCTCCAGTAACTCCACCTCAGCAAACGTTACAGTTGAAAGTGGATGTTG CACCAGTATTTACATTGGAACCGGATCTAGAGGGGATCCTACTTGATTTGGGTCAGAAGCTGACAAAGAAACAAGCGGAAAAGCTGTTTGATCACCATAAGGTTGCACCAGAACTCAGATCTGACGACATGAAGCGCAGCATCTTTGTACGTCTTGTTTTTGCAGAGtacaacaaaaacatgtctCTCACTGACCAGGATGTCG AACGTGTCGTACACGATGCAGTAGGAGTGTGTGGGAGAGGAGAATTGTGGTCAGATTTTGTTAGCCGTAACAAAAAGAGGACCCGGAGACTGGAGGAACGCTTGAGACACACCACTGATGTCCCCGAACGACTTGACAACATAGAAAAGGTCCTTAAAAAACTTGTAGCTCAAAATGCGTCTGGTCTAAGTGGATTTCCCCTTTACAATCTCGGGGAAGCCATCAAAATGCCCGTTTTCCATTCAAAGGACGATGCTCCCTACTATCGTTAA
- the LOC137287544 gene encoding uncharacterized protein has translation MDPDKRQRLRKNHVKLKGNMQPLPLLDRLYEKGVFSDDECETIRSLSPQSEQNQHILDCLKRKGNDGYTVFCDILQLLSPHLYTLLQETQLDQDITGESMDNMFFNPSDDFELRSVIDQITFDNNITTEQLERMKHFVIGENGCPEEIIEKFNTPARFFRHLMTTRILNRYNLTFLQALLWRVGLKTQCSVVAAYARSCVHQPVHFFTPKDKPENGYTFSKFHVKGSLESFKSISVEDICNRVARYVGMPPSCVTVAGVEPSESIVITIMLPVEAADLLAQIDDFSWLTDMGVDYIVYGKKVTVSKGHIASSSNTSDIRRLTEELKIHMESEKMVRHCLWEAQTSNETLEDILQEKVNSLETIKLSLTEQKTWNNRLFRALMVSLNFQAQQISYIRTLPHSPDIYTLTPQHFRDRFSDAVDRAKKSSKDHKAIYELIEAARQLEWNSGRTELSNLMTSSLMSLQAVQSNFENANAYMSAAKGLGVKLEQLDLELLRSYTIAISMIVGVTCVDPPLQEILQDFGKRIDDEERMKVCAAFKVPQGLQKPDIRHRIYEYILLSELEKTGRSDNDEIERIMQTALKATGRKDLLDDFKHRNRQRLKVLAKEEENKKQADIVHRLDKIEKMLQTAVGQSLIGNMGDAGFGPKMTEMMMPEMHQLRNILRQHFPSTAADQIR, from the exons ATGGACCCAGATAAAAGGCAACGGCTACGCAAGAACCATGTTAAGCTGAAAGGTAACATGCAGCCACTCCCCCTGCTGGACAGATTGTATGAAAAGGGTGTGTTCAGTGATGATGAATGTGAAACTATTCGTTCATTGTCACCACAGTCGGAGCAGAATCAGCACATCCTGGATTGTCTCAAGAGAAAGGGAAACGATGGCTATACGGTGTTTTGTGACATTCTTCAGTTGTTAAGTCCTCACCTATACACTCTTCTACAAGAGACACAGCTTGACCAAG ATATCACAGGAGAGAGCATGGACAACATGTTTTTCAACCCTTCTGATGATTTTGAACTGAGATCTGTGATAGACCAAATAACTTTTGACAACAACATCACTACCGAGCAGCTTGAGAGGATGAAGCATTTCGTGATAG GAGAAAATGGATGCCCAGAGGAAATCATTGAGAAGTTCAACACTCCAGCCAGATTCTTCAGACATCTCATGACGACACGCATCCTCAACCGATACAACTTAACGTTCCTTCAGGCTTTGCTTTGGCGTGTCGGGCTCAAAACACAATGCAGTGTTGTAGCTGCGTATGCTCGATCATGTGTACATCAACCAGTTCATTTCTTCACTCCAAAAGATAAGCCAG AAAACGGTTACACCTTTTCCAAATTCCATGTCAAAGGGAGCCTTGAAAGTTTTAAAAGCATTTCTGTGGAGGACATATGTAACCGTGTTGCTAGATACGTTGGGATGCCACCGTCCTGTGTTACCGTGGCAGGGGTGGAACCTTCAGAAAGCATCGTCATCACTATCATGTTACCTGTAGAAGCGGCTGATTTACTGGCCCAAATTGATGACTTCTCCTGGCTGACAGATATGGGAGTTGATTATATAGTTTACGGAAAGAAAGTCACAGTATCAAAAG GTCATAttgccagcagcagcaacacGTCGGACATAAGACGATTAACAGAAGAGTTGAAAATTCACATGGAATCCGAAAAAATGGTGAGGCATTGTCTTTGGGAGGCTCAGACGTCAAATGAAACGTTGGAGGACATACTTCAGGAAAAGGTCAACAGTCTCGAGACAATCAAACTCAGCCTGACAGAACAGAAGACATGGAATAACAGGCTCTTTCGTGCGTTGATGGTCAGTCTGAATTTCCAGGCACAACAAATATCATACATAAGAACTTTACCACACTCGCCAGACATTTATACCCTCACACCACAGCACTTCAGGGACAGGTTTTCAGATGCTGTTGACAGGGCAAAGAAATCGTCTAAGGACCATAAAGCCATCTACGAGTTGATTGAAGCCGCGCGACAACTTGAGTGGAATTCGGGGAGAACAGAACTTAGCAACCTCATGACTTCGTCGTTGATGTCGCTTCAAGCTGTCCAAAGCAACTTTGAAAATGCTAACGCATACATGTCCGCTGCGAAAGGCCTTGGTGTCAAACTGGAACAACTCGATCTTGAACTACTGAGGTCATATACAATCGCAATCTCCATGATTGTTG GCGTTACGTGTGTTGACCCCCCATTGCAGGAGATTCTTCAAGACTTTGGAAAACGAATAGACGATGAAGAGAGAATGAAAGTCTGTGCTGCATTCAAAGTTCCCCAAGGTTTGCAAAAGCCTGACATCAGACATAGAATATATGAATACATCCTTTTATCAGAATTGGAGAAGACTGGACGGAGTGACAACGATGAAATAG AGCGGATAATGCAGACGGCGCTCAAAGCAACAGGGAGAAAGGATTTATTGGACGATTTCAAGCATCGAAACAGACAGAGACtgaaagttcttgcaaaggaagAGGAGAATAAGAAACAGGCAGACATTGTTCACAGGCTTGACAAAATAGAAAAGATGCTGCAAACAGCAGTAGGACAGAGTTTAATAGGCAACATGGGGGATGCTGGGTTTGGACCGAAGATGACAGAGATGATGATGCCAGAGATGCACCAGCTTCGAAACATACTTAGACAACATTTTCCTTCAACAGCGGCGGATCAAATACGATAA